DNA from Oryzisolibacter sp. LB2S:
TGGACAAGTACGAATTCCCCGGCGACGACACCCCCATCATCCGCGGCTCGGCCAAGCTGGCCCTCGAAGGCGACCAGTCCGACAAGGGTGAGCCCGCCATCATGCGCCTGGCAGAGGCCCTGGACACCTACATCCCCACGCCCGAGCGCGCCGTCGACGGCACCTTCCTGATGCCCGTGGAAGACGTGTTCTCCATCTCCGGCCGCGGCACCGTGGTCACGGGTCGCGTCGAGCGCGGCATCATCAAGGTCGGCGAAGAAATCGAAATCGTCGGCATCCGTGACACGCAAAAGACCACCGTCACCGGCGTGGAAATGTTCCGCAAGCTGCTCGACCAAGGTCAGGCCGGCGACAACGTGGGTCTGCTGCTGCGCGGCACCAAGCGTGAAGAAGTCGAGCGCGGCCAGGTGCTGTGCAAGCCCGGCTCCATCAAGCCGCACACGCACTTCACGGCCGAGGTGTACGTGCTGTCCAAGGACGAAGGCGGCCGCCACACGCCGTTCTTCAACAACTACCGTCCGCAGTTCTACTTCCGCACGACCGACGTCACGGGCTCCATCGAGCTGCCCGCCGACAAGGAAATGGTCATGCCCGGCGACAACGTGTCGATCACCGTCAAGCTGATCGCCCCCATCGCCATGGAAGAAGGCCTGCGCTTCGCCATCCGTGAAGGCGGCCGTACCGTCGGCGCCGGCGTGGTGGCCAAGATCATTGAGTAATCAAAGCAAAGGGGTATAGCTCAATTGGCAGAGCGTCGGTCTCCAAAACCGAAGGTTGTAGGTTCGATTCCTACTGCCCCTGCCACCTGAATCGGTGGTGAACAAGCCCGCCACGATCTGGCGGGCTTCGGCGTCTTGTAAGGCGCCTGACCAAGAGCACGGAAATCTCATCTATGGCCACTTCCCAGGTTGAAACGGTCACCGGTGGTGCGGACAAGGCAAAGTTGTTCGCTGCGGTGGTTGTCGTTGTCGCTGCTGTCGCTGGGTTCTATGCCCTGAGCAAGCATGGTCCCCTGGTTCAGTGGGGTGCACTCCTGCTGGGTTTGGTGTTGGCCGTTGCGCTCGTCTTGGTTTCTGAGTATGGCCGTCAATTCATTGGTTTTTCGCGTGACGCCTCTCGTGAGGTGAAGAAGGTCGTCTGGCCTACGCGCAAGGAATCGCTGCAGATGACGGGCTATGTGTTTGCGTTCGTCGTTCTCATGGCGCTTTTCCTATGGTTCACCGACAAGACCTTGGAATGGGTGCTCTACGACTTGATCTTGGGATGGAAGAAGTAATGGTGGATGCCGCTCAAGCTGGAGGTGTTCAGTCTTCCGTGGATGCCGCGGTGAACCCCGATCTTCGCTGGTACATCGTGCACGCCTATTCCGGCATGGAAAAGGCGGTCGAGCGCAACATCCAGGAGCGCATCTCGCGCGCGGGGATGCAGCAGAAGTTCGGTCGCATCCTCGTTCCCACCGAAGAGGTCGTGGAGATGAAGAACGGCCAGCGCAAGACGACGGAACGTCGTCTGTTCCCTGGCTATGTGTTCGTCGAAATGGTGATGGATGACGACACCTGGCACCTCGTGAAGCACACCAGCAAGGTGACGGGGTTCGTCGGTGGCGCAAAGAACCGGCCGGCGCCCATCTCCGAGGACGAGGTTCAGAAGATCGTCAGTCAGATGCAGCAGGGCACGGACCGGCCGCGTCACAAGATCGAGTTCATGGTCGGCGAGCTCGTGCGCGTCAAGGAAGGCCCCTTTACCGACTTCAATGGAACGGTGGAGGAGGTCAATTACGAGAAGAACCGCCTGCGCGTCTCGGTCATGATCTTCGGGCGCTCCACGCCTGTGGAACTGGAGTTCGCCCAGGTCGAAAAGACATAGATCTACAGACATGGGTCTTCGTGTTCCGCGTCGTTCCAACTGGGCGCGGCACATCGGAGATCTTGTGAATCGCGCTTTCTGACTCGGCGCGAAGCAATGAAAACGAGTCGATAACCCCCGGGGAGCCTGTCTGACGTCAGGCGATATCACCCGCAAGGAGCAATCATGGCGAAGAAAATCGTCGGCTTCATCAAGCTGCAAGTGCCAGCTGGTAAGGCCAATCCATCCCCCCCGATCGGCCCTGCGCTCGGTCAGCGTGGCCTCAACATCATGGAGTTCTGCAAGGCATTCAATGCGCAGACCCAGGGTGTCGAGCCGGGTCTGCCGCTGCCCGTGGTGATCACGGCATTTGCCGACAAGAGCTTTACCTTCATCATCAAGACGCCGCCCGCAACGGTGCTGATCAAGAAGGCCATCAAGCTGGACAAGGGCTCCTCCAACGCCAAGTCCACCAAGGTGGGCAAGATCACGCGCGAGCAGCTCGAAGAGATCGCCAAGACCAAACTCAAGGACATGAATGCAGCCGACGTGAACGCCGCCGTGCGCACGCTGGCAGGCTCTGCCCGTTCCATGGGCGTGACGGTGGAGGGTCTCTGAAATGGCGAAGCTGACCAAGAAGCAAAAGGCCCTGCAGGGCAAGGTCGACAGCACCAAGCTGTATTCGTTTGCCGAGGCCGTGGCCCTGGTGAAGGAAGCCGCCACGGCCAAGTTCGATGAGTCCATCGACGTGGCTGTGCAGCTGGGCGTGGACGCCAAGAAGTCCGACCAGGTGGTGCGTGGCGCCGTGGTTCTGCCCAACGGTACCGGCAAGACGACGCGCGTCGCCGTGTTCGCGCAAGGCGCCAAGGCCGAAGAGGCCAAGGCTGCCGGTGCAGACATCGTCGGCATGGACGATCTGGCGGCTCAGGTCAAGGCTGGCGACATGCCCTTTGACGTGGTGATCGCTGCACCCGACGCCATGCGTGTCGTGGGTGCCCTGGGCCAGATCCTGGGCCCGCGCGGCCTGATGCCCAACCCCAAGGTGGGCACCGTGACGCCCGACGTGGCCACGGCCGTGAAGAACGCCAAGGCCGGTCAGGTGCAGTTCCGTGTCGACAAGGCCGGCATCGTGCATAGCACGATTGGTCGTCGCTCGTTCGACAACGACAAGCTGCAGGGCAACCTCGCGGCACTGATCGAGGCGCTGAACAAGGCCAAGCCTGCCACGAGCAAGGGTGTTTACCTGCGCAAGGTGGCAGTGTCGTCGACCATGGGTGTGGGCGTTCGCGTCGACACGCAATCCATCGCAGCCTGATTGCGATGAATCTTGAAGTGCCCGCGAGGGTGCTTCGGTGGTGGGCCGGTGCGGCATGCCGCATCGGGCCATCCGAGACCGTTGGTGTGCAAGTCGGTTGCACTTAAACCCAAGGGGCCAACGCAGATGGCGATCCCGCTGCAGATGGATTTTTTCCCGAAACAGTTGGTCGCTGCAAACCCCAAGAGCGCGCATGGCTGGATTCGTCCGAAATGCGCATATGAAGGAGTAGACCTTGAGTCTTAATCGCAGTGAGAAAGAAGCGGTCATCAATGAAGTGACCAGCCTCGCCGCTAAAGCTCAAACGCTCGTGATCGCGGAATACCGTGGCATCACGGTCGCCGACATGACCAAACTGCGCGTCGATGCACGCAGCAAGGGTGTGTCCCTGAGTGTTCTGAAGAACACTCTGGCACGCCGTGCTGTGGCTGGCAGCCAGTTTGACGTGGTGGCCGACCAGATGACCGGTCCCCTGATCTATGGCTTCTCCGAAGACGCTGTGGCCGCCGCCAAGGTGGTGGCCGATTTCGCGAAGACCAACGACAAGTTGGTCATTCGCGGTGGCGCCTTCGCGGGCAAGGCCCTGGACGTGAACGGCGTGAAGCAACTGGCCAACATCCCTTCCAAGGAAGTGCTGCTGGCTCAGCTGTGTGGCTTGCTGAAGTCGCCCATCTCCCGCACCGCCGTGGTGCTGGGTGCCCTGGCGGCCAAAAAAGGCGAAGGCGAGGCTGTTGCCGCCTGATGCGTGCACAGCATTTGCAACCCTCTGAAAACCAATTGTTAGGAAATCAAAATGGCATTCGATAAAGACGCATTTCTGACGGCTCTGGACAGCATGACCGTCATGGAACTCAATGACCTGGTCAAGGCCATTGAAGAGAAGTTTGGTGTGAGCGCTGCCGCCATGGCCGCTCCCGCTGCCGGCGGCGCTGCCGGCGGTGGTGCTGCCGCTGCCGAGGAAAAGACCGAGTTCAACGTGGTCCTGACCGACGCCGGCGCCAACAAGGTTGCGGTCATCAAGGCCGTGCGCGAAATCACCGGCCTGGGCCTGAAGGAAGCCAAGGACCTGGTGGACGGCGCCCCCAAGAACGTCAAGGAAGGCGTTGCCAAGGCCGACGCCGAAGCCGCCGTCAAGAAGCTGGTGGATGCCGGCGCAAAGGCCGAACTCAAGTAATTGGGTTTGTCTGCCCGGGCTGGAGGTCTTGCAAAAGGCCTCCAGCCTTTGGTGCTTATGGGTTTTGCATCCAGAACGCACCAGAAAGCTGTTTCGAGACGCACCTGTCTCGCGGTGGTTTTCTAGTGTCTTCTGTCCCGTCCGACAGCAGGAGACGCCTTGGTTCGGGCGATGTGCAACGCATCGCCGTCCGCCATGGTTGGTAGTGGCCAACCGCCAAGCCCGCAGGCCCTTGCCTCGTGGGGCAGTCGTCGAAGACCTCAATCCATGTCTTTGCCCGGAGATCTCATGGCCCAAACATCCACGTACAGCTACACCGAACGCAAGCGTATCCGCAAGAGCTTCGGCAGCCGTGACAGCGTGCTCAAAGTTCCCTACCTGCTGCAGATGCAGCGTGACGCCTACACCGCCTTCCTGCAGGCCGAGACGCCGTCGCAAAAACGTGTCAACGAAGGCCTTCAGGCGGCCTTCAATTCCGCTTTCCCCATCGTCTCGCACAACGGCTTCGTCGAGATGAAGTTCGTCGAGTACAACCTCGCCAAGCCGGCGTTCGACGTGCGCGAATGCCAGACGCGCGGCCTGACCTTCGCCTCGGCCGTGCGCGCGCGGGTGCAGCTCATCATCTACGACCGCGACTCGTCCACCGCGCAGAACAAGGTGGTCAAGGAGGTCAAGGAGCAGGAGGTCTACATGGGCGAGGTGCCCCTGATGACCGACAAGGGCTCGTTCATCATCAACGGTACCGAGCGCGTCATCGTCTCCCAGCTGCACCGTTCGCCCGGCGTGTTCTTCGAGCACGACAAGGGCAAGACGCACAGCTCGGGCAAGCTGCTGTTCTCGGCACGCATCATCCCCTACCGCGGCTCCTGGCTCGACTTCGAGTTCGACCCCAAGGACATCCTGTACTTCCGCGTCGACCGCCGTCGCAAGATGCCGGTGACAATTCTGCTCAAGGCCATCGGCCTGACGCCCGAGTCCATCCTGGCGAACTTCTTCGTCAACGACAACTTCCGCCTCATGGACAGCGGCGCGCAGCTGGAGTTCGTGCCGGAGCGCCTCAAGGGTGAGGTGGCGCGCTTTGACATCACCGACAAGTCGGGCAAGGTCGTCGTCGCCAAGGACAAGCGCATCACCGCGCGCCACACGCGCGAGCTCGAGCAGTCCGGCACCACGCACATCAGCGTGCCCGAGGACTTCCTGATCGGCCGCGTCGTGGCGCGCAACATCGTCGACCCCGACACGGGCGAGATCCTGGCCAAGGCCAACGAGGAGCTGACCGAGGCGCTGCTCAAGAAGCTGCGCTCGGCCGGCGTGCAGGAGCTGCAGGCCATCTACACCAATGAGCTCGACCAGGGTGCCTACATCTCGCAGACCCTGCGCATCGACGAGACGGTGGACGAGTTCGCCGCGCGCGTGGCCATCTATCGCATGATGCGCCCCGGCGAGCCGCCGACCGAAGACGCCGTGCAGGCGCTGTTCCAGCGCCTGTTCTACAACCCCGACACCTACGACCTGTCGCGCGTGGGTCGCATGAAGTTCAACGCCAAGATCGGCCGCAGCGAAGCGACCGGTCCCATGGTGCTGGACAACGACGACATTCTGTCGGTGGTCAAGATCCTTGTGGACCTGCGCAACGGCAAGGGCGAGGTTGACGACATCGACCACCTGGGCAACCGCCGCGTGCGCTGCGTCGGCGAACTGGCCGAGAACCAGTACCGCACCGGTCTGGCACGTATCGAGAAAGCCGTGAAGGAGCGTCTGGGTCAGGCCGAGCAAGAGCCGCTCATGCCGCACGACCTGATCAACTCCAAGCCAATTTCCGCGGCGCTCAAGGAGTTCTTCGGCGCTTCGCAGCTGTCGCAGTTCATGGACCAGACGAATCCGCTGGCCGAGATCACGCACAAGCGCCGCGTCTCGGCCCT
Protein-coding regions in this window:
- the rplK gene encoding 50S ribosomal protein L11; translation: MAKKIVGFIKLQVPAGKANPSPPIGPALGQRGLNIMEFCKAFNAQTQGVEPGLPLPVVITAFADKSFTFIIKTPPATVLIKKAIKLDKGSSNAKSTKVGKITREQLEEIAKTKLKDMNAADVNAAVRTLAGSARSMGVTVEGL
- the rplL gene encoding 50S ribosomal protein L7/L12, yielding MAFDKDAFLTALDSMTVMELNDLVKAIEEKFGVSAAAMAAPAAGGAAGGGAAAAEEKTEFNVVLTDAGANKVAVIKAVREITGLGLKEAKDLVDGAPKNVKEGVAKADAEAAVKKLVDAGAKAELK
- the rplA gene encoding 50S ribosomal protein L1, with the protein product MAKLTKKQKALQGKVDSTKLYSFAEAVALVKEAATAKFDESIDVAVQLGVDAKKSDQVVRGAVVLPNGTGKTTRVAVFAQGAKAEEAKAAGADIVGMDDLAAQVKAGDMPFDVVIAAPDAMRVVGALGQILGPRGLMPNPKVGTVTPDVATAVKNAKAGQVQFRVDKAGIVHSTIGRRSFDNDKLQGNLAALIEALNKAKPATSKGVYLRKVAVSSTMGVGVRVDTQSIAA
- the nusG gene encoding transcription termination/antitermination protein NusG, yielding MVDAAQAGGVQSSVDAAVNPDLRWYIVHAYSGMEKAVERNIQERISRAGMQQKFGRILVPTEEVVEMKNGQRKTTERRLFPGYVFVEMVMDDDTWHLVKHTSKVTGFVGGAKNRPAPISEDEVQKIVSQMQQGTDRPRHKIEFMVGELVRVKEGPFTDFNGTVEEVNYEKNRLRVSVMIFGRSTPVELEFAQVEKT
- the tuf gene encoding elongation factor Tu, giving the protein MAKGKFERTKPHVNVGTIGHVDHGKTTLTAAIATVLAKKFGGEAKGYDQIDNAPEEKARGITINTSHVEYETATRHYAHVDCPGHADYVKNMITGAAQMDGAILVCSAADGPMPQTREHILLARQVGVPYIIVFLNKCDMVDDEELLELVEMEVRELLDKYEFPGDDTPIIRGSAKLALEGDQSDKGEPAIMRLAEALDTYIPTPERAVDGTFLMPVEDVFSISGRGTVVTGRVERGIIKVGEEIEIVGIRDTQKTTVTGVEMFRKLLDQGQAGDNVGLLLRGTKREEVERGQVLCKPGSIKPHTHFTAEVYVLSKDEGGRHTPFFNNYRPQFYFRTTDVTGSIELPADKEMVMPGDNVSITVKLIAPIAMEEGLRFAIREGGRTVGAGVVAKIIE
- the secE gene encoding preprotein translocase subunit SecE; translation: MATSQVETVTGGADKAKLFAAVVVVVAAVAGFYALSKHGPLVQWGALLLGLVLAVALVLVSEYGRQFIGFSRDASREVKKVVWPTRKESLQMTGYVFAFVVLMALFLWFTDKTLEWVLYDLILGWKK
- the rplJ gene encoding 50S ribosomal protein L10 codes for the protein MSLNRSEKEAVINEVTSLAAKAQTLVIAEYRGITVADMTKLRVDARSKGVSLSVLKNTLARRAVAGSQFDVVADQMTGPLIYGFSEDAVAAAKVVADFAKTNDKLVIRGGAFAGKALDVNGVKQLANIPSKEVLLAQLCGLLKSPISRTAVVLGALAAKKGEGEAVAA